A section of the Festucalex cinctus isolate MCC-2025b chromosome 7, RoL_Fcin_1.0, whole genome shotgun sequence genome encodes:
- the LOC144022572 gene encoding transmembrane protein 107-like isoform X1 yields MSAISSLVPARFLTIIAHLVIVITIFWTREYNVKACLPLEFTQEQYNSEDLKLVVALSVTLVLFAIELAGFFSGVSMFNGSQGLLSTGAHASGSVALLFFLFEQWDCYVYWWILAFCSVLPALMEILLFIAVFGLSKKPL; encoded by the exons ATGTCGGCTATCAGCAGCCTGGTCCCTGCACGGTTCCTGACCATCATTGCCCACCTTGTTATTGTCATCACCATCTTTTGGACGAGG GAATATAACGTGAAGGCCTGCTTGCCTTTGGAGTTCACACAAGAGCAATACAACAGTGAGGACTTAAA GTTGGTGGTAGCTCTGTCTGTCACACTTGTGTTATTCGCCATCGAGCTAGCTGGCTTTTTCTCGGGAGTGTCCATGTTCAATGGCAGTCAAGGCCTTCTGT CCACAGGGGCCCATGCCAGTGGCTCGGTGGCTCTGCTTTTCTTTCTATTTGAGCAGTGGGATTGCTACGTCTACTGGTGGATTCTTGCCTTCTGCAG tgtgcTGCCTGCCCTCATGGAGATTCTTCTGTTTATCGCTGTTTTTGGACTGTCAAAGAAGCCATTATGA
- the LOC144022572 gene encoding transmembrane protein 107-like isoform X2, producing MSAISSLVPARFLTIIAHLVIVITIFWTREYNVKACLPLEFTQEQYNSEDLKLVVALSVTLVLFAIELAGFFSGVSMFNGSQGLLSLTVHCSASVSLSYFVFEKWECWTYWIIFAPCSVLPALMEILLFIAVFGLSKKPL from the exons ATGTCGGCTATCAGCAGCCTGGTCCCTGCACGGTTCCTGACCATCATTGCCCACCTTGTTATTGTCATCACCATCTTTTGGACGAGG GAATATAACGTGAAGGCCTGCTTGCCTTTGGAGTTCACACAAGAGCAATACAACAGTGAGGACTTAAA GTTGGTGGTAGCTCTGTCTGTCACACTTGTGTTATTCGCCATCGAGCTAGCTGGCTTTTTCTCGGGAGTGTCCATGTTCAATGGCAGTCAAGGCCTTCTGT CACTGACGGTCCACTGCAGCGCATCCGTTTCCTTGTCTTACTTTGTGTTTGAGAAGTGGGAGTGCTGGACATACTGGATTATTTTTGCGCCCTGCAG tgtgcTGCCTGCCCTCATGGAGATTCTTCTGTTTATCGCTGTTTTTGGACTGTCAAAGAAGCCATTATGA